A window of the Physeter macrocephalus isolate SW-GA chromosome 7, ASM283717v5, whole genome shotgun sequence genome harbors these coding sequences:
- the RPL34 gene encoding large ribosomal subunit protein eL34 — protein sequence MVQRLTYRRRLSYNTASNKTRLSRTPGNRIVYLYTKKVGKAPKSACGVCPGRLRGVRAVRPKVLMRLSKTKKHVSRAYGGSMCAKCVRDRIKRAFLIEEQKIVVKVLKAQAQSQKAK from the exons ATGGTTCAGCGTTTGACATACCGTCGTAGGCTGTCCTACAATACAGCCTCTAACAAAACCAGGCT GTCCCGAACCCCTGGTAATAGAATTGTTTACCTTTATACCAAGAAAGTTGGGAAAGCACCAAAATCCGCATGTGGTGTGTGCCCAGGCCGACTTCGAGGA GTTCGTGCTGTGAGACCTAAAGTTCTTATGAGGTTGTCTAAAACGAAAAAACATGTTAGCCGGGCCTATGGTGGTTCCATGTGTGCTAAATGTGTCCGTGACAG gaTCAAGCGCGCTTTCCTCATTGAGGAGCAGAAAATCGTTGTGAAAGTGTTGAAAGCACAAGCACAGAGTCAGAAagctaaataa